The sequence below is a genomic window from Wyeomyia smithii strain HCP4-BCI-WySm-NY-G18 chromosome 1, ASM2978416v1, whole genome shotgun sequence.
AGTAGCTACCGTTAAGTATTGTCCCGACGGTTTAGTGTTTGATCCTACGAATAAATTGATAAACAAATGTGATCAACCCTTTAGTGTAGACTGCGGCGATCGTCTAGAGCTACGTAAGTCCAATTTTAATATAATAAGAAATGTTGAACTTGTTTATCATTGCTTAATTACTCTCTGCTGTTTTACTTTCTACGTTCCTTTGTAACTTCAGAGGACCCTCAGGGTACGTCGGATTACTGTCCCaggaaaaatggcttttttagCCACCCGAATACGGAAATTTGTAATATATTCTACAATTGCATCAATGGTGAGGAACTGGAAATGACCTGCTCTGGAGGTCTTCACTTTGATGAAAAGTCAGGAACATGCGCTTGGCCCGATGTGGCCGGACGCGTAGGTTGTGGAAGCAATAGCAACAGTATGTTTTATATAACTTATACTTGCTACCTTATTTTCAAAATGGAAAATGTTTCAGAAAAATTGAACGATGGTTTCCAGTGTCCAAAAGAGACACGGTATGATAAAAATGGACAAATAATTACGCACCCCAATTATCCGCACCCAACCGACTGCTCGCGATTTTACTATTGTCTGAATGGAATAGAACCACGTCAGGGGCAGTGTGATGCTGGTTTGGTTTACAACGAAGATGTTCAGCGTTGCGATGTACCGGAGAATGTGCCAGAATGGTAAGTATTTTCAAGCAATATATAGTGATTAAAGGTTGAAGGTTCATCAATcccattttcttttttcatttattttacttTACAGCAAAGATTGGTATAAAGTTGAAGATGATAAAAAAGCGCACTAGAGATTcgaataaaacataaattttgataatttacaAATCTGCATATATGAGCGTGAATACAAGAAGGATCATACAGTTGATAAGAGATATCATCAGAACTATAGCTGTAGCGCAATCTTCTTCACGTTAGATTAGAGATGCAATGCTAGTGATGGTATGGAGTGTGGAGACAATAATTTTGGTAGAATATCAAATTGTGATTTCAATAGTAGATGCATTAaacaaaatttcatttaaaacaTGGTTGAGAAAGTCTTTTAACATTTGGAATTATCTATCCGAACTTTTATTTTCGACTAAAAGGTTTTAGAATGCGCAGAAGTCtgaatttttttgttctatttatcACTGTAATTGCTTCTATTTTTTAAGCATCAAACACTGCGTAATCAAAGTACCCCTCCTCTGCCCACTAAGCATACCCAGCTATAATACAAGAATGCCGAACCCATTGATAACTGTTTCGATTTAACCACTGtttttaatttatctggcaacttCGTTTTTCATTCTTCGATGGTTCCTTGACGGATTTCCAACCCGTTGGTttcaatgaactcggaatgaattctagtttattggcaacatagatgatgatgataatggtcccacctcatacccctacataggtttgagctggacgatttatctatatgagatatttttaaaaacatgcgatgtaaccagttggcaaacaaataacggactgtttattaatttcagacatagtaacccttcaaatgaatattaataattaaaaaaaaaattgacggatttccaatccaaggctcatccagaacgtttccaacccgaaaaatttgtcacaaaatatcaaaaaattggtcgcagtgacgaaaatacccaacacgaaaaaaaaaacccgaaaattatctggacttgattagaaattgaacctaatgtttaagagcgtgcactaatcagaattggttctagataacgatctagaactacgagagagatccaatgctactatagttctcgataacgagctctacagatcacaggcaaactcaagccttttcagttttcgctccaaaccctattttaaattgtgaaaacagatgaattgttaaaaagaaagtaaaataatttagaaaatattacaagccatcaaacatgtgtagccgactctttttttttactctgctatttaatattatataactatattcaaacaaaaaatccatcatcatcaatgaacataataacttaatgtaccaaataaaaaaaaaaatttcaattttacaatcttctttataaatttacaaaaaatctatgctgtctacaaaacagactttatgtgtgaaatacaaagccgtttaaactctgccattgttgctgcacgttttacttgcctgggcatcgaatcgaaaaagtttattcttttgtacaacagagagttctgtgatcttccgaaaagaaaatttggttttctggcatcttccgcgtttctagtgttttacctgtgcaaatctcttcctctatcaatccggtcacacaaatatcgaggcaacatattattaaaaattttatatagaaacaccattgtcaaaaaatatactttttgcttcacagaaagccatcgtGATGCGTCCAGCATAGAattcgaggaagtgtatctattacattttaatattaatcgcataattctattttgtaaacgttgcaatttcaatatttgcgtattgtttgccaggaataaaatggatgagcagaaatatatatgtggtgaaataattgacttgtacaactgaattttactactaatagtCAATTCATCCTTTAACCGGCACAAGACACCGTATTTTCTGGCCAttttttgatgacattatcaatgtgagacttaaaagttaatctgtcatcaataattactccaagatactctatttcatttacgcgatcaatcgtctcaccatcaatttcgATATTAACGTCTAGTCTGGAGTTGGCTGAAGAAATTATCAAGTACTTTGTCTTACTAATGTTTAACTTTAGTTGCttaaattttaaccaattcgctagataatgtaaatcttggttta
It includes:
- the LOC129725970 gene encoding protein obstructor-E-like, encoding MRRNIIFLIIFAVYAINAQQFQCPKDSGQFEDPNQCDKYYVCDEGVATVKYCPDGLVFDPTNKLINKCDQPFSVDCGDRLELQDPQGTSDYCPRKNGFFSHPNTEICNIFYNCINGEELEMTCSGGLHFDEKSGTCAWPDVAGRVGCGSNSNKKLNDGFQCPKETRYDKNGQIITHPNYPHPTDCSRFYYCLNGIEPRQGQCDAGLVYNEDVQRCDVPENVPECKDWYKVEDDKKAH